The genomic interval TAAGTTTAAACTCCCTAGATTCTAATTTCTTAAGAGGAATCTTATAATTTTCTATGTGCATAAATTTAGGCTTAATTTTATACCGCAAAGTTTTGATTTTTTTTAATCCCATTGGAATAAAATTCACGCTCAACACACAACCTCTAAAGTCTATTAAACCCACATTGGTAAATTGTCCTTCAATATAATACACATCATCATAATGCAGTTGTTCATTATGAAAAAGCGTAAGGTCTATTTGCTTGACATAAGATTCCATAATCGTCTGATAAATAAAAGGAGAGCCAAAAAGAAAAATTCCGCTAATAACAAATGTTAAGGTTGCGAGCAAAGCATTAAAACGCAATGCTATGCTTAGTAAAAAAAACAATAAGATAATTAAAAAAATGCAACTAAGCACCAAATAATCAGGCAAAGAAAAATAATGGATTGTATCTAGCAGAGCCATTAAATAATTTTTCATTTCGTCCATAATCTAGCTTAACCTTGAATCATTTTTCTTGACGCGAATTTTTTTCCTCAATTCCACTTAACCCAAAACGTCTCACAATCTCTTGTTTTACCAAATCGGGTGAAATATCGCTAAAGCTAAGCCCAACAAGTGCGTGATAGAGTAAATCTGCTGCTTCATAAATAATTTCTTTAGAATCTTTATCTTTGATTGCAAAACCAAGTTCTGCAGCTTCCTCCACGATTTTTTTTGCAATCGTATTCTCACCTTTATGATAAAGTGAAGCCGTGTAAGAAGTTTTAGAATCTGCACCTTTGCGCTCTTGTAAAATATGGTAAAGAGAATCTACCACTCCATAAATCACGCTCATATCCGCTTGGGATTCTAAGGCAGTATTTGTTATCTCACCTTGACTAACAAGATTAAAAAAACAGCTTTTTGCGCCACTATGACAAGCAACACCTTTTTGCTCCACTTTTACAAGCAGGCTATCCTTATCGCAATCTAGCAATATTTCATAGATTTTTTGTGTATGTCCGCTTTGCTCACCCTTTTTCCAAATGCGCTGCTTGGAACGCGAAAAATAATGCGCAAAACCACTTTGTAGGCTTAACTCTAATGCTTCCTTGTTCATAAATGCAAGCATTAAAACTTCCTGTGTCTTATAATCTTGTGCAATAACAGGAATCAAGCCATTGAGCTTTTCCCACGCAATTTGTTTGAGAATTGCCTGCACTTAAAATTCCTTAATTACTCACAGAAGTTGCGCGTTGATTATCTTTAGAATCTAACCAAATATTTGGTGTTGCACCACCGGGTGTTAAGAAAATCTTTGCATCGCGATTATTTTGTAAAGCCTCATTGAATTTTCCTTGCACCTCAATCTGACGCAACTGCAAAAGCGGAGAATTAAG from Helicobacter ganmani carries:
- a CDS encoding DUF2393 family protein, which codes for MDEMKNYLMALLDTIHYFSLPDYLVLSCIFLIILLFFLLSIALRFNALLATLTFVISGIFLFGSPFIYQTIMESYVKQIDLTLFHNEQLHYDDVYYIEGQFTNVGLIDFRGCVLSVNFIPMGLKKIKTLRYKIKPKFMHIENYKIPLKKLESREFKLIIPSPQANMKFTLDTKGACY
- the hisIE gene encoding bifunctional phosphoribosyl-AMP cyclohydrolase/phosphoribosyl-ATP diphosphatase HisIE, with amino-acid sequence MQAILKQIAWEKLNGLIPVIAQDYKTQEVLMLAFMNKEALELSLQSGFAHYFSRSKQRIWKKGEQSGHTQKIYEILLDCDKDSLLVKVEQKGVACHSGAKSCFFNLVSQGEITNTALESQADMSVIYGVVDSLYHILQERKGADSKTSYTASLYHKGENTIAKKIVEEAAELGFAIKDKDSKEIIYEAADLLYHALVGLSFSDISPDLVKQEIVRRFGLSGIEEKNSRQEK